The nucleotide window CAATTTTGTTAAAACCACCTCCTTCTAGCCCAGAAAATACTATCAAGATCTTATCATGTTTTATCATATCATTAAAGTCAATTTGTTTTTCAGCATTCTGTGAGACTAGGAGTGTAATTTCTGGTTTTAATAACTCTATAGCATCCTTTAGTTCTGGTAGAACCAAAATAGGCTTATTGTATTTAAATGCTAGTTTGTTTACTTCAGGGACTCCAGATTGGGCTGCTGTTCCGCCTACCTTTGTAAGAACGAGATACTTTACGTATTTTACATTAAAGGCTAATTTGGAAAAGTCTAAGAGTCTTTGATTACTAGTGAGATTATGTAGGCCGAAATATAGTTCTTTCATTTAAGATACCCAAAATCTCTTTAGCTATAGCAGTAGATAAGGCTACTGGAACAGATTCACCTACTTGATTATATTGCTCATCTTTACTTCCTAAAAATACATGATCGTCAGGATAACTCATTAGTCTAGCTTGTTCTCTTACAGTTAAGAATCTATCATGGAATGGGTGTATAAATCTGGAATTGCCCAAAATCGTAGGTGCTAGATCAAATGGAGAAAGTCTGATATATAATGGTATACTTCTTCCTTTACTCGCCCTATACATTGTTAAATACTTACCATATCCAATTTTAGAAATTTTCAGAAGTTTTTTCTCATTAGGCTCACTTACTTCGTTATTAGGAACATCCAGCTTGTTATCTAAAT belongs to Saccharolobus solfataricus and includes:
- a CDS encoding RecB-family nuclease — its product is MKELYFGLHNLTSNQRLLDFSKLAFNVKYVKYLVLTKVGGTAAQSGVPEVNKLAFKYNKPILVLPELKDAIELLKPEITLLVSQNAEKQIDFNDMIKHDKILIVFSGLEGGGFNKIEQSLGEYVRILEDTQDLGAVSLASFFLCKYLQLVEGKV